Part of the Neisseria subflava genome is shown below.
ATCCGCCGCCTCGTGCACGTTTTCCCCCGAACGCAACACCGGTACATCATGCGGCATCGTATCTTCCAAAGTAAACGATACCCAAAACGGCTTACCGTCATCAGGCAGACTGCTGCGCCAGAAACGCGCTTCTTCCAAGCTGGATACGGTTTCTGCCAACCAAATATCAGCAAACGGCATCAAACCCGATATTAAAGGGCGAGCCAAAGCAGGTGCGACTTGTTTGTCAAACAAGTCAGGACGGTAAGAACCGAATAATGGCGGCAGGCTTGCGGCTACTTTTGCAGTAGTCCCGCTTTGTTCCACCGCTTCACGCGCCAAACGGCCGGCCTGCCTTGCCCATTCGGCAGCTTGAGCATCAAAGCGCTCCTGCCCGATATGAAATGGAACAAGCGCATAGCTGTTGGTCGTAATCACCTGTGCGCCTGCGCGAAGAAAGTCCAAATGCGTTTCGCGTACAATATCCGGCGCTTCCATCAAAGCCAAAGCAGACCATTCCGGCTGACGAAACGGTGCGCCGCGCCGATGCAGTTCACGCCCCATTCCACCGTCTAAAATCGTTACCGTCATGATCGACCTCCAATGATGAATTTTTAAAATCGCCATTCTACGCTTTTTTAACTCCTTACCTTTAATTTATACAGAACTAAACTTATGCAGTTTCGTTATATAAAAGGCCGTCTGAAACTGGATTTCAGACGGCCTTTACGATTATTTCACAAACCGTGCATCTGCCATAAACGGCCGTGTAGCGGCTGGTTTAGCGGAATAGAAGCGGGAGAAAGTGCTGTCGATTTTAGTCTGTATCGGCTTACCGTCCAATGTTGCTGATGCTTCCAATTTCACACCACCGCCACTGGTTTCGCCCAATTTCATATTTGGCAACGTCAGTTTGGCAATATTGAGTTTCGCATTTTCCACTTTGGTATCCGGAGACATCAGCTGTTTGCCGACCGGACGGATTTTTTCACCCTCATCATGAGGCGCAGCACCACCGTTATCGTCAACCACGCCGATATTAATCAATCTGGCAGACGCCAAATCCATCTTAGCGTTTTTGACCGGAATACCGACAAACAGTTTTACGCCGCGATGAATGAACGTATTGTCCCGCCACTGAGTTTGGCCCTCTTTCGGCGGTTTGGTTTCTGCCGCCACCGAATAAGTGCGGCCCATAATCATCAATTTATAACCTGGAATTTTTTTCGAACCGAATCCATCAGTGATATCTTCGACCAGTTGCGGCGCAGTCAGGGTTTCGTTTGCCAAAATACGGGCTGAAGTTTCTGCCAAATGGGCAGGCTTGCCGTCTATGGTCAATGCCTGTTCATGGCCGAAATCAGATGCAAATGCAGGCACGGCGGCCAGCGCGGCGGCCAATGCCAGAATACGGATGGTTTTCATTGCAGACTCCTGATAAAAATGTAATTGGGTTGATTACCCGATAAAATCCGGGCAATATTAATAGGAATCGGTATTTTCATACAAATGATACAGATTATCAAGAATATTTGGCCTTTAAAATAAAAAAGGCCGTCTGAAAACCAAGTTTCAGACGGCCTTTCAAATTTGCTTAAAACCTTCTATCAGTCTTTGAAGCGTTTGAATACCAATGTGCCGTTGGTACCGCCAAAGCCAAAGGAATTGGAGATGGCAACGTCGATTTTCGCGTCACGCGCTTCGTTGGCACAGTAGTCCAAATCGCAACCGGCTTCAACGTCTTGTTCAAAGATGTTGATGGTTGGTGGAGATTTTTGCTCATGTACTGCCAATACACTGTACAACGCTTCCACACCGCCGGCCGCGCCGAGCAAGTGGCCGGTCATGGATTTGGTAGAGTTAACGATGACTTTGCGCGCATGATCGCCTAAAGCGCGTTTGATGGCTTTGGTTTCGTTGGCATCGCCCAAAGGAGTCGATGTACCGTGTGCGTTGACGTAATCAACGTCTTCAGGATTCAGGCCGGCATCTTTCAGGGCGCGGGTAACGGCCAATGCAGGGCCTTCTTCGTTAGGCGCGGTAATGTGGTAGGCATCAGAGCTCATACCGAAGCCGACGATTTCGGCGTAAATTTTCGCACCGCGTTTTTTCGCATGTTCCAATTCTTCCAACACCAGCACGCCAGCGCCTTCGCCGATAACGAAACCGTCACGGCCTTTGTCCCACGGACGGGAAGCGGTAGCAGGATCATCGTTGCGGGTGGAAAGTGCCTTCATGGCGGCAAAACCGCCAACGCCCAAAGTGCTGATCGCGCCTTCTGCACCGCCGGCAATCATCACGTCTGCGTCGCCGTATTTAATCAGTCGCGCAGAGTCGCCGATGGAGTGTGCGCCGGTTGTACAGGCAGAAACCATGCCGTAGCTCGGGCCGCGGTAGCCTTTGAGAATGGTGACGTGGCCAGAAATCAGGTTGATCAGCGAGCCTGGGATAAAGAAAGGATTGATTTTGCGCGCGCCGCCTTCGATAACGGCTTTGCCGGTCGCTTCGATGCTGGGCAGGCCGCCGATACCGGAGCCGATGTTGACACCGACGCGGTCTTTGTCGAGGGTTTCCAAATCGTCCAAGCCTGAATCATTGATGGCTTGCAGGGCGGCGGCGATACCGTAATGGATAAACACGTCCATGCGGCGCGCTTCTTTCGCGCTGATGTATTGGCCGATGTCGAAATCACGCACTTCGCCGGCGATTTGGCTGTTGATGTCGGATGCGTCAAAGCGGGTAATCCGTCCGATGCCGCTTTTGCCTGCGAGCAG
Proteins encoded:
- a CDS encoding homocysteine S-methyltransferase family protein — translated: MTVTILDGGMGRELHRRGAPFRQPEWSALALMEAPDIVRETHLDFLRAGAQVITTNSYALVPFHIGQERFDAQAAEWARQAGRLAREAVEQSGTTAKVAASLPPLFGSYRPDLFDKQVAPALARPLISGLMPFADIWLAETVSSLEEARFWRSSLPDDGKPFWVSFTLEDTMPHDVPVLRSGENVHEAADFAVEIGAAAMLFNCSQPEVMAEALKVAHEAQGRLKLGVYANAFEPVKGQMNEANDGLDPIRADATPENYLAWARQWADLGAEIIGGCCGIAPEHIRALAQGFKAV
- the fabF gene encoding beta-ketoacyl-ACP synthase II, producing MSQRRVVITGLGQVSPVGNDVATAWSNLLAGKSGIGRITRFDASDINSQIAGEVRDFDIGQYISAKEARRMDVFIHYGIAAALQAINDSGLDDLETLDKDRVGVNIGSGIGGLPSIEATGKAVIEGGARKINPFFIPGSLINLISGHVTILKGYRGPSYGMVSACTTGAHSIGDSARLIKYGDADVMIAGGAEGAISTLGVGGFAAMKALSTRNDDPATASRPWDKGRDGFVIGEGAGVLVLEELEHAKKRGAKIYAEIVGFGMSSDAYHITAPNEEGPALAVTRALKDAGLNPEDVDYVNAHGTSTPLGDANETKAIKRALGDHARKVIVNSTKSMTGHLLGAAGGVEALYSVLAVHEQKSPPTINIFEQDVEAGCDLDYCANEARDAKIDVAISNSFGFGGTNGTLVFKRFKD